A window of the Lolium rigidum isolate FL_2022 unplaced genomic scaffold, APGP_CSIRO_Lrig_0.1 contig_66919_1, whole genome shotgun sequence genome harbors these coding sequences:
- the LOC124682056 gene encoding replication protein A 70 kDa DNA-binding subunit C-like, producing the protein MAYKNLSELTSSGQTWNIKVKVIRMWDSINPSTDDLISIDMILMDDQGDTIHATIWKDMTDTYKSKISEGSVYVFSNFKVVQSTKYRPISNEIKITFAYNTKVNEVKGTSDIFSDYYFEFATKYTLEERKEKDKQCSDVIGLLTHMKPIESKITKRNTATDIREIEIMIPE; encoded by the exons ATGGCATATAAGAATTTAAGCGAGCTTACCTCAAGTGGACAAACATGGAACATCAAAGTTAAAGTAATAAGAATGTGGGATTCAATCAACCCTTCCACAGATGACCTTATAAGCATTGACATGATACTGATGGACGACCAG GGTGATACAATTCACGCTACTATATGGAAGGATATGACAGACACATACAAATCAAAGATCAGTGAGGGTTCTGTATATGTTTTCAGCAACTTTAAAGTTGTACAATCTACAAAATATCGCCCAATCAGCAATGAGATTAAAATTACTTTTGCATACAATACAAAGGTAAATGAGGTGAAGGGAACATCAGATATTTTTTCAGATTACTACTTTGAGTTTGCTACCAAGTATACCCtagaagaaaggaaagaaaaagacaaaCAATGCTCGG ATGTCATTGGATTACTTACCCATATGAAGCCTATAGAATCAAAGATAACAAAGAGGAACACAGCTACAGATATACGAGAGATTGAAATTATGATACCAGAGTAA
- the LOC124682055 gene encoding replication protein A 70 kDa DNA-binding subunit B-like, whose amino-acid sequence MVQKFYGLSLKSTSATRLYTNLDIPETWDLLHSHSTEEILPKMMEIDKSTQGTMEDQMFYRRRTLQELTGIRHDNPTDQDFVFTTIATIDRLEENIQWWYMSCDVCNKICTKESDSYYCSYCNKYPDCATPRYRIRLQISDHTGTTSCTLFDEEAKRMLNTSVSVLLESLDGKSQEVPKVIQQLCGQRLIFRFKLNNKNLTLGMQNYAVKKTFVPDDKLEMQYLVDKEEEDLMDDEVDNMLKKGTTKLDEQAKKVT is encoded by the exons ATGGTGCAAAAATTCTATG GTTTGTCCCTAAAGTCAACTAGCGCCACAAGATTATATACAAATCTAGATATACCTGAGACTTGGGATCTTCTTCACAG TCATTCGACGGAAGAAATTCTACCCAAAATGATGGAGATAGATAAAAGTACTCAAGGCACAATGGAAGATCAAATGTTTTACAGAAGGAGAACATTACAAGAACTTACCGGGATCAGGCATGACAACCCAACAGACCAG GACTTTGTGTTCACAACAATAGCTACTATTGATCGGTTGGAAGAAAATATTCAATGGTGGTACATGTCATGTGATGTATGCAACAAAATTTGCACCAAAGAATCTGATAGTTATTATTGCAGTTACTGCAACAAATATCCAGACTGTGCAACACCACG GTACCGCATTCGGCTCCAGATTAGTGATCATACAGGTACTACAAGTTGCACTTTATTTGATGAAGAGGCCAAAAGAATGCTGAATACATCAGTCTCAGTCTTGCTGGAATCTTTAGATGGAAAATCCCAGGAAGTTCCAAAGGTTATTCAACAATTATGTGGACAAAGACTAATCTTTCGATTCAAGCTAAACAATAAGAATCTCACTCTAGGTATGCAAAACTATGCGGTAAAGAAAACATTTGTTCCTGATGATAAGCTCGAGATGCAGTACTTGGTTGATAAAGAAGAAGAG GATTTGATGGACGACGAAGTGGACAACATGTTAAAAAAGGGAACAACCAAATTGGATGAGCAAGCTAAGAAGGTGACGTAA